The following proteins come from a genomic window of Aspergillus luchuensis IFO 4308 DNA, chromosome 3, nearly complete sequence:
- a CDS encoding heme-dependent oxidative N-demethylase family protein (COG:S;~EggNog:ENOG410PFBI;~InterPro:IPR021848;~PFAM:PF11927;~TransMembrane:2 (i12-37o221-237i)), translating into MFSESLHFGQSPIYDIALISAVTSIGVWLITRAFHWWTTTSKPNVPRSSTPDLEKKSVAVTREPGEWIPSDFKRPPASPYPDWDVHTTKPIPYRPFRYGPKYFVTMGLRSMNWDEWIELDNHYLKYHADKARRIAERGDKCCKTAPEAWDAAIELLEELTSYLPERYPTMFQRTPTGLTNLVTHETFNITQRPLPEDPMTIAARLIQDDLAIMIERPDGEYYLLAGAVLLAGFWRLSDKYGMRLSEIHTSGSVPQYTEKLEKGMMNFFRRLKPEDPVLRNNYFIQVDDSLPWSHSIGSEDAKEVSWSTAQKNKAIENHWFRSERQSLRRLPKSGGVVFTIRTYFEPITKIVEEEYVPGRLASAVRSWGDDVAVYKGRERYGDVLLEFLDRKHQEQLDRGLRVELEDEVRKYPL; encoded by the exons ATGTTTTCTGAATCGCTTCATTTTGGCCAATCTCCCATCTACGATATTGCCCTGATCAGTGCAGTAACCAGTATCGGCGTCTGGCTCATCACCCGAGCGTTCCACTGGTGGACGACAACATCCAAGCCAAACGTCCCCCGATCATCCACCCCAGATCTCGAGAAGAAGTCGGTCGCAGTTACCAGGGAACCGGGAG AATGGATCCCATCGGACTTTAAACGGCCTCCAGCATCACCGTATCCCGACTGGGATGTACACACGACCAAGCCCATTCCCTATCGACCATTCCGATATGGACC CAAGTACTTCGTCACGATGGGTCTACGCAGCATGAACTGGGACGAATGGATTG AACTCGACAACCACTACCTCAAATACCACGCCGACAAGGCCCGTCGCATCGCAGAACGCGGCGACAAATGCTGCAAAACCGCCCCGGAAGCATGGGACGCAGCCATCGAGCTCCTCGAAGAGCTAACCTCCTACCTCCCCGAACGCTACCCAACCATGTTCCAAAGAACCCCAACAGGCCTAACCAACCTCGTCACCCACGAAACCTTCAACATAACCCAGCGGCCCCTCCCCGAAGACCCCATGACCATCGCCGCACGCCTCATCCAAGACGACCTCGCCATCATGATCGAACGACCCGACGGCGAATACTACCTCCTAGCAGGCGCCGTCCTCCTCGCCGGATTCTGGCGCCTCTCCGACAAATACGGCATGCGACTCTCCGAAATCCACACCTCGGGCTCCGTCCCGCAATACACAGAGAAACTCGAAAAGGGAATGATGAATTTCTTCCGGCGCTTGAAACCAGAAGACCCTGTTCTCCGCAACAACTACTTCATCCAAGTCGATGACAGCTTACCCTGGTCGCATAGTATCGGCTCCGAGGACGCGAAGGAGGTGTCGTGGAGCACGGCgcagaagaacaaggccaTTGAGAATCATTGGTTCCGGTCTGAGAGGCAGAGTCTAAGACGGTTGCCGAAGTCGGGAGGCGTGGTGTTTACGATTCGGACGTATTTTGAACCCATTACGAAgattgtggaggaggaatatgTTCCGGGGAGGTTGGCTTCTGCGGTGAGGAGTTGGGGGGATGATGTGGCGGTTTATAAGGGACGGGAGAGGTATGGGGATGTGTTGTTGGAGTTTTTGGATAGGAAGCATCAGGAACAGCTCGATAGGGGGTTGAGAGTCgagttggaggatgaggtgaggaAGTATCCTCTTTGA